Proteins encoded in a region of the Sterolibacterium denitrificans genome:
- a CDS encoding potassium transporter Kup: MDSSHNSKERLSTLALAALGVVYGDIGTSPLYAVKEVFSGAHHPIPITPENVLGILSLIFWALMIVVTVKYISFIMRADNKGEGGIMALMAMALRNLPEGSRSRRLVLLLGLFGAALFYGDGVVSPSISVLSAVEGLEVITPSFKPFIIPITLGVLIALFMMQSRGTASVGRLFSPVMLLWFCTLATLGLINIIDTPTVLNAVNPYYGARFLLESPMLGFLSLGAVVLALTGAEALYADMGHFGRKPIQMIWFCLVLPALVINYFGQGALLLSNPAAIENPFYLLAPAWAMYPLIGLATIAAVVASQAVITGAFSMTQQAMQLGYTPRLQLLHTSGARIGQIYIPAINWLMLIVIIALVLGFRSSTNLAAAYGIAVTGTMLTTSILAYFVAHKLWGWNPWYAFFGALPFICIDIALFSASSVKIIDGGWFPLIFGLTLLLLLTTWKRGRALLQKRLSEEAIELSPFIRSMGSDSGITRVAGTAVYLTSNLNGVPHAMLHSLKHYKVLHERVVLVAVNVLDIPYVGDAQRVYVEPLPNHFWRVKVFYGFMDEPNLPEALDWCAEQGLDFDMMETSFFIGRETLIARVNSEMNFWREKLFIAMTRNASSAADFFKLPANRVVEMGSQILL, from the coding sequence GTGGATTCATCGCACAACAGCAAGGAGCGGCTCTCCACACTGGCGCTCGCCGCGCTCGGCGTCGTCTATGGCGACATCGGCACCAGCCCCCTCTATGCAGTGAAGGAGGTGTTTTCCGGCGCCCATCATCCGATACCCATCACGCCGGAAAACGTGCTCGGCATCCTCTCGCTCATCTTCTGGGCGCTGATGATCGTCGTCACCGTCAAATACATTTCCTTCATCATGCGCGCCGACAACAAGGGGGAAGGCGGCATCATGGCGCTGATGGCGATGGCATTGCGCAACCTGCCGGAAGGTTCGCGCAGTCGCCGGCTGGTCCTGCTGCTGGGCCTGTTCGGCGCCGCGCTGTTCTATGGCGACGGCGTGGTCTCCCCGTCAATCTCGGTACTCTCCGCGGTCGAAGGTCTGGAAGTCATTACCCCCAGCTTCAAGCCTTTCATCATCCCGATCACGCTCGGCGTGCTGATCGCCCTGTTCATGATGCAAAGCCGCGGTACCGCCAGCGTCGGACGTTTATTCAGCCCGGTCATGCTGCTCTGGTTCTGCACGCTGGCAACGCTCGGCCTCATCAATATCATCGACACGCCCACCGTCCTGAATGCGGTGAACCCGTATTACGGCGCCCGCTTTTTGCTTGAAAGCCCGATGCTCGGTTTTCTTTCGCTGGGCGCGGTGGTGCTGGCGCTGACCGGCGCCGAGGCTCTGTATGCCGACATGGGACATTTCGGCCGCAAGCCCATCCAGATGATCTGGTTTTGCCTGGTGCTGCCCGCGCTCGTCATCAACTATTTCGGCCAGGGCGCGCTGCTGCTGAGCAATCCCGCAGCGATCGAAAATCCCTTCTATCTGCTGGCGCCGGCGTGGGCCATGTACCCGCTGATCGGGCTGGCCACGATAGCGGCGGTGGTCGCTTCGCAGGCCGTCATCACCGGCGCATTCTCGATGACGCAACAGGCCATGCAGCTTGGCTACACGCCCCGCCTGCAGCTACTTCACACCTCCGGCGCCCGGATCGGGCAAATCTACATCCCCGCCATCAACTGGCTGATGCTGATCGTCATCATCGCGCTCGTCCTCGGCTTCCGCTCATCGACCAACCTCGCTGCCGCTTACGGCATCGCCGTCACCGGCACCATGCTCACCACCAGCATCCTCGCCTACTTCGTGGCGCACAAGCTGTGGGGCTGGAATCCATGGTACGCATTCTTCGGCGCCCTGCCCTTCATCTGCATCGACATCGCCTTGTTTTCCGCCAGTTCCGTCAAGATCATCGATGGCGGCTGGTTCCCGCTGATCTTCGGCCTGACGCTGCTCCTGCTGCTCACCACCTGGAAACGCGGCCGCGCACTGCTGCAAAAACGCCTCTCCGAAGAAGCCATCGAACTATCGCCCTTCATACGCAGCATGGGAAGCGACAGCGGCATCACGCGGGTCGCCGGCACGGCGGTATATCTGACCAGCAACCTCAACGGCGTGCCGCACGCCATGCTGCACAGCCTCAAGCACTACAAGGTGCTGCACGAACGCGTCGTCCTGGTGGCGGTGAATGTTCTGGACATTCCCTACGTCGGCGATGCGCAGCGGGTCTATGTGGAACCGCTGCCCAACCACTTCTGGCGCGTGAAGGTGTTCTACGGCTTCATGGACGAACCCAACCTGCCCGAAGCGCTCGACTGGTGCGCCGAACAGGGGCTGGATTTCGACATGATGGAAACCTCGTTCTTCATCGGCCGTGAAACACTGATCGCCCGGGTGAATTCGGAAATGAACTTCTGGCGCGAGAAACTCTTCATCGCCATGACACGCAATGCCAGCAGCGCCGCCGATTTCTTCAAGCTGCCGGCAAACCGCGTCGTCGAAATGGGCTCGCAGATCCTGCTTTAG
- a CDS encoding efflux RND transporter permease subunit, with protein sequence MIGHIIQWSLHNRLFVVIGALLLLVWGGIESLRMPVDVFPDLTAPTVTVVTEAEGMSPTEMEALVTFPVETALNGAPGVRRVRSSTKIGLSIITVEFAWGTDGYLARQIVAEKLQRVRAELPPGIEAPIMAPAASIMGEIMFIALTWADPQQTAADGMMKLKNAADYVLRKRLLAVPGVAEILPIGGDLQQYQITLKADLLAAYGLTIDEAIKAASDANRNAAAGFYTENGQEYLIQGIGRIRTVEDIAEAVVAMRNGQPVLLRHIADVTLGTAVARGIGSANGKPAVILGIQRQPASNTLALTRVLDRTLAEIQAELPAGMKIETRLFRQADFIEMSISNLLAALRDGAILLVVIVFAFLLSARSTAITLVALPLSIVTTVLAMQALGATINTMTLGGIAIALGALVDDAIIVVENIVRRLRENHARPATQRASTLRVVLYATREIQSSIVFATLIIMLVFVPLFFLSGVEGRLMVPLGLAYVISLFASLLVSITITPVLASLFLGQAKEIAEHRESAFVTRLRAAYRRLLERSLDRWRLITGLSAALLLAALLGLGAAGQSFLPDFNEGTLTVGVETLPGTALEVSDRFGQQVEEILLSHPEVTATARRTGRSPLDPHALDVHQSEIEVNLRMQQRSKAAFLAALRTDFAKLAGVQVVIGQPISHRIDHMLSGTRASIAVKIFGADQRELRRLADEIKQVMQQVDGAVDVQTEQQTDIPFLTLQYKRDALARHGLSAAELSEIVETAFNGLTVGKVLQGQASFDLVVRYDPAVRANLDALRATLVTTPGGARLPLSALADIQNDRGPYLINRENTQRRIVVMANVAGRDLKSVVEEMQARIGSEVGLPAGYHVEFGGQFESASAAARVLILLGAAVVVGVFLLLFVAFHTARDALLVLLNLPLAIIGGVVGVHLTGGVVTIASIIGFITLFGIATRNGVMMITHIHHLFAHEQAADIREAVMRGAEERLIPILMTALAAGLALVPLALSAGQPGSEIQAPMALVILCGLFSSTVLNMIVVPALYLRFGALKDDKSRERILRIRANGKDTLTD encoded by the coding sequence ATGATCGGACACATCATTCAATGGTCGCTGCACAACCGTTTGTTCGTCGTGATTGGCGCGCTGCTGCTGCTCGTCTGGGGCGGCATCGAGAGCCTGCGCATGCCCGTCGACGTCTTTCCGGATCTGACCGCGCCGACCGTCACCGTCGTCACCGAAGCCGAAGGCATGTCGCCGACCGAGATGGAAGCGCTCGTCACCTTCCCCGTCGAAACGGCGCTCAATGGCGCTCCCGGCGTGCGTCGCGTACGCTCCTCGACCAAGATCGGCCTTTCGATCATCACCGTCGAATTCGCCTGGGGCACGGATGGCTATCTGGCCCGCCAGATCGTTGCCGAAAAACTGCAGCGGGTCCGGGCCGAACTGCCACCGGGCATCGAAGCGCCGATCATGGCGCCCGCCGCCTCCATCATGGGCGAGATCATGTTCATCGCCCTGACCTGGGCAGACCCGCAGCAAACCGCCGCCGACGGCATGATGAAACTGAAGAACGCCGCCGATTACGTGCTGCGCAAGCGTTTGCTGGCGGTTCCCGGCGTGGCGGAAATCCTGCCCATCGGCGGCGACCTGCAGCAATATCAGATCACCCTGAAGGCGGATCTGCTGGCGGCCTACGGCCTGACCATCGACGAAGCGATCAAGGCGGCCAGCGACGCCAACAGGAATGCGGCAGCCGGCTTCTATACGGAAAACGGCCAGGAGTACCTGATCCAGGGTATCGGCCGCATCCGCACAGTGGAGGACATCGCCGAAGCTGTGGTGGCGATGCGCAACGGCCAGCCGGTGTTGCTGCGCCACATCGCCGACGTAACGCTGGGCACTGCCGTGGCGCGCGGCATCGGCTCGGCCAATGGCAAGCCCGCCGTGATCCTCGGCATACAACGCCAGCCGGCAAGCAATACCCTGGCGCTGACGCGCGTGCTCGATCGCACCCTGGCCGAAATCCAGGCCGAACTGCCTGCCGGCATGAAGATCGAAACCCGGCTGTTCCGTCAGGCGGATTTCATCGAAATGTCGATCAGCAACCTGCTGGCGGCCCTGCGTGACGGCGCCATCCTGCTGGTTGTCATCGTCTTCGCCTTTCTGCTCTCGGCACGCTCGACCGCCATCACCCTGGTGGCGCTGCCCTTGTCCATCGTGACGACCGTGCTGGCCATGCAGGCGCTGGGCGCGACCATCAACACCATGACGCTGGGCGGCATCGCCATCGCCCTCGGCGCCCTGGTCGATGATGCGATCATCGTGGTGGAAAACATCGTCCGCCGCCTCAGGGAAAACCACGCCAGGCCGGCAACGCAACGCGCATCGACGCTGCGGGTGGTGCTGTACGCCACGCGGGAAATCCAGAGCTCCATCGTCTTCGCCACGCTGATCATCATGCTGGTCTTCGTGCCGCTGTTCTTCCTTTCCGGCGTCGAGGGCCGGCTGATGGTGCCGCTGGGCCTGGCGTACGTGATTTCGCTGTTCGCCTCGCTGCTGGTATCGATCACCATCACCCCGGTGCTCGCTTCGCTGTTTCTCGGGCAGGCGAAGGAAATTGCCGAACATCGCGAATCAGCCTTCGTCACTCGCCTGCGCGCTGCCTACCGGCGCCTGCTCGAACGCAGCCTGGATCGCTGGCGACTCATCACCGGCCTCAGCGCTGCGCTATTGCTGGCGGCCCTGCTCGGGCTGGGCGCGGCGGGGCAGTCTTTTCTGCCGGACTTCAACGAAGGCACGCTGACCGTCGGCGTCGAGACACTGCCCGGCACGGCGCTGGAGGTATCGGATCGTTTCGGCCAGCAGGTCGAGGAGATCCTGCTGAGTCATCCGGAAGTCACCGCCACCGCCCGCCGCACCGGACGCTCGCCGCTCGACCCGCACGCGCTCGACGTGCATCAATCGGAAATCGAGGTCAATCTGCGCATGCAGCAGCGCAGCAAGGCGGCATTCCTCGCCGCCTTGCGGACGGATTTCGCCAAACTGGCCGGGGTGCAGGTGGTGATCGGCCAGCCGATCTCGCACCGCATCGACCACATGCTTTCCGGCACGCGCGCCAGCATCGCGGTAAAAATCTTCGGCGCCGACCAGCGCGAGTTGCGCCGGCTTGCCGACGAAATCAAACAAGTCATGCAGCAGGTCGACGGCGCGGTGGATGTGCAGACCGAACAGCAGACCGACATTCCCTTTTTGACGCTGCAATACAAGCGCGACGCACTGGCGCGTCATGGTCTCTCGGCAGCCGAACTGTCGGAAATCGTGGAAACGGCATTCAACGGCCTGACCGTCGGCAAGGTGCTGCAGGGACAGGCCAGCTTCGACCTGGTGGTGCGCTACGATCCAGCCGTACGCGCCAATCTCGATGCCCTGCGCGCCACCCTGGTCACCACGCCCGGCGGCGCGCGCCTGCCGCTCTCCGCTCTGGCCGACATACAGAATGATCGCGGCCCCTATCTCATCAACCGCGAAAACACGCAACGCAGGATCGTCGTCATGGCCAACGTCGCCGGACGCGATCTGAAAAGCGTGGTCGAAGAAATGCAGGCAAGGATAGGCAGCGAAGTCGGCCTGCCGGCCGGCTATCACGTCGAATTCGGCGGCCAGTTCGAATCCGCCAGCGCCGCCGCGCGGGTGCTGATACTGCTGGGCGCGGCCGTGGTGGTCGGCGTGTTCCTGCTGCTGTTCGTCGCCTTTCATACGGCCCGCGACGCCCTGCTGGTGCTGCTCAACCTGCCGTTGGCCATCATCGGCGGCGTGGTCGGCGTGCATCTGACCGGCGGTGTCGTCACGATCGCCTCCATCATCGGCTTCATCACGCTCTTCGGCATCGCCACGCGCAACGGCGTGATGATGATCACCCACATCCATCACTTGTTCGCGCATGAGCAGGCAGCGGATATCCGCGAAGCGGTAATGCGCGGCGCGGAAGAGCGCCTGATTCCGATCCTGATGACCGCGCTTGCCGCCGGCCTGGCCCTGGTGCCGCTGGCGCTGTCTGCCGGCCAGCCGGGCTCGGAAATCCAGGCGCCGATGGCGCTCGTCATACTCTGCGGCCTGTTCAGTTCTACCGTGCTCAACATGATCGTCGTGCCCGCGCTCTACCTGCGCTTCGGCGCCCTGAAAGACGACAAATCACGCGAGCGGATTCTGCGGATCCGGGCCAACGGCAAAGACACGCTGACGGATTGA
- a CDS encoding DUF411 domain-containing protein, translating into MRKLFLTLACALTLAGPALAADLPAVTMHKSPTCGCCGAWANHLRAAGFTVREVVENDMSAVKARFKVPEPVRSCHTATVGGYVVEGHVPAADIKRLLRQQPKIAGIGAGGMPLGSPGMESPTPEAYDVLSFDAAGRTAVFARHPPAPAK; encoded by the coding sequence ATGAGAAAGCTTTTTCTGACACTGGCCTGCGCGCTCACACTGGCCGGCCCGGCATTGGCCGCCGACCTGCCTGCAGTGACCATGCACAAGAGCCCCACCTGCGGTTGCTGCGGCGCCTGGGCCAACCACCTGCGCGCCGCCGGCTTCACGGTGCGCGAGGTCGTCGAGAACGACATGTCGGCCGTCAAGGCACGCTTCAAGGTGCCGGAGCCGGTACGCTCCTGTCACACCGCGACCGTGGGCGGCTATGTCGTCGAAGGCCACGTGCCGGCGGCCGACATCAAGCGCCTGCTGCGACAACAGCCGAAAATCGCCGGCATCGGCGCGGGCGGCATGCCGCTCGGCTCACCCGGCATGGAATCGCCGACCCCCGAAGCCTACGACGTATTGAGCTTCGACGCCGCAGGCCGCACGGCCGTATTCGCCCGCCATCCTCCCGCCCCGGCAAAGTGA